Proteins from a single region of Mailhella massiliensis:
- a CDS encoding replication-associated recombination protein A: MIMNRPLPESLRPAELEHFVGQPHLRAQIQALLGGAHLPSLLLFGPPGCGKSTLALILARATGRKMLRLSAPEAGIQQLRRQLSGVEVLVLDELHRFSKAQQDFFLPILESGEMTMIATTTENPSFSVTRQLLSRLHVLRLKPLGRDDLLSLAKRGTEKTGVSFPDDVLEFLCALSNGDARSLLNLVEYVSSLPEEQRTLAGVQKVMPEIVARHDKDGDSHYELASAMIKSIRGSDPDAALYYLACLLEGGEDPRFICRRLILSASEDVGLADPHALPMAVACQQAVEFVGMPEGYIPLSETVVYLALAPKSNSTYAAYHNVTREIKNNGIQPVPLHLRNAVTKMQKQWGYGKDYQYPHNFPGAWVDQDYLPETVMARRYYQSKDQGDEPRLNAWHKRHRRAAPVEKK; this comes from the coding sequence ATTATCATGAACCGACCGCTGCCGGAAAGTCTCCGCCCCGCAGAGCTTGAACATTTTGTAGGGCAGCCCCATCTGCGCGCGCAGATACAGGCGCTGCTCGGCGGCGCACATCTGCCGAGCCTTCTGCTCTTCGGGCCTCCCGGATGCGGCAAATCCACTCTCGCGCTTATTCTGGCCCGGGCCACGGGCCGGAAAATGCTGCGTCTTTCCGCTCCCGAAGCAGGCATTCAGCAACTGCGCCGACAGCTTTCCGGCGTGGAAGTGCTGGTGCTGGATGAACTGCACCGCTTTTCCAAGGCGCAGCAGGATTTTTTCCTGCCCATTCTGGAAAGCGGCGAAATGACCATGATCGCCACCACTACGGAGAACCCTTCCTTCAGCGTGACAAGGCAGCTCCTTTCCCGCCTCCATGTGCTGCGGCTGAAGCCTCTCGGGCGCGACGATCTGCTTTCTCTGGCAAAACGCGGCACGGAAAAGACGGGCGTATCCTTTCCCGACGACGTGCTGGAATTTCTGTGCGCGCTTTCCAACGGTGATGCGCGCAGTCTGCTCAATCTGGTGGAGTATGTTTCCTCCCTGCCGGAAGAACAGCGCACCCTTGCGGGGGTGCAGAAGGTCATGCCCGAAATCGTGGCCAGACACGATAAGGACGGCGACAGTCACTATGAACTTGCCTCCGCCATGATCAAATCCATACGCGGCAGCGATCCCGACGCCGCGCTCTACTACCTCGCCTGCCTGCTGGAGGGAGGGGAAGACCCGCGCTTCATCTGCCGCAGGCTCATTCTTTCCGCCTCGGAAGACGTGGGACTGGCCGACCCGCACGCCCTGCCCATGGCCGTGGCCTGCCAGCAGGCCGTGGAATTCGTCGGTATGCCGGAAGGGTACATTCCTCTTTCCGAGACCGTCGTCTACCTTGCCCTCGCGCCCAAGAGCAATTCCACCTACGCCGCCTACCACAACGTGACGAGGGAAATCAAAAACAACGGCATACAGCCCGTGCCCCTGCACCTTCGCAACGCCGTGACCAAGATGCAGAAGCAGTGGGGATACGGCAAGGACTACCAGTACCCGCACAACTTTCCCGGCGCATGGGTCGATCAGGACTATCTGCCGGAAACGGTGATGGCAAGACGCTACTACCAGAGCAAGGATCAGGGCGACGAACCGCGGCTCAACGCCTGGCACAAGCGTCACCGCCGCGCCGCGCCCGTGGAAAAGAAATAA
- a CDS encoding sulfite exporter TauE/SafE family protein, whose translation MSVFCILVLGGALVGILSGLFGVGGAIIIVPLLNMLFSSMGVSDNLVQHLAVGTAPSTMLVTSLTTFLAHVRMGSMRWDVWKKMLAGIVVGSVAGALFAHRIQGQSLELIFGIMIVVMAVQMIMGFKPRPHTGAQNFYIPVSLGIGILSSLTGVAGSLQLIIFLAWAGYAWCDCVSTAAALSLPITLTSTISYIILGWGHEGLPEFSLGYMYVPGTIGLMIPSMIMAVVGARLAHWSKLPADMLKRAFGVFGLFVGISILIKAL comes from the coding sequence ATGTCTGTTTTCTGTATTCTTGTTCTGGGCGGCGCTCTGGTAGGAATCCTTTCCGGCCTTTTCGGTGTGGGAGGAGCCATCATCATCGTTCCGCTGCTCAACATGCTGTTTTCCAGCATGGGCGTATCGGACAATCTGGTTCAGCACCTTGCCGTGGGTACCGCCCCCTCCACCATGCTCGTCACTTCCCTGACCACTTTTCTCGCCCATGTCCGCATGGGGTCCATGCGCTGGGACGTATGGAAAAAAATGCTCGCCGGAATCGTTGTCGGCTCCGTGGCCGGAGCTCTCTTCGCCCACAGAATTCAGGGACAGTCGCTGGAACTTATTTTCGGCATCATGATCGTCGTCATGGCCGTGCAGATGATCATGGGTTTCAAGCCCCGGCCTCATACCGGAGCACAGAACTTCTATATTCCCGTGAGTCTGGGCATAGGCATCCTTTCCAGCCTTACCGGAGTGGCCGGTTCCCTTCAGCTCATCATTTTTCTGGCCTGGGCCGGATATGCGTGGTGCGACTGCGTGAGTACCGCCGCCGCACTCAGCCTGCCCATTACCCTCACCTCCACCATCAGCTACATCATTCTCGGCTGGGGGCATGAAGGCCTGCCGGAATTTTCTCTGGGATATATGTATGTGCCCGGAACCATAGGTCTGATGATTCCGAGCATGATCATGGCCGTGGTCGGCGCAAGGCTTGCCCACTGGTCGAAGCTTCCCGCCGACATGCTCAAGCGGGCATTCGGCGTGTTCGGGCTTTTTGTGGGAATTTCCATCCTGATCAAGGCCCTGTAG
- a CDS encoding 16S rRNA (uracil(1498)-N(3))-methyltransferase, with amino-acid sequence MHTFYLPPEQWSERLELSGAEAHHMGRVLRLHPGDEVLVLDGEGREALCRIASIGRQSAQLIKVEEKRYPRPESGVILAVGWGKEARRGWILEKSVELEAAGLWFWQARRSQFPVPADAKESWHASLVAGAKQCRNPWLPELRTLPGGVEELIQASKQFEHRQVLLESGLPGQSFMSEEFLGRKGKTLCVIGPEGGFTPEEAGRLIEAGFQALSMGERVLRWETAAMMALGLHWWKRQHPGELS; translated from the coding sequence ATGCATACCTTTTACCTCCCCCCCGAACAATGGAGCGAACGGCTCGAACTTTCCGGCGCGGAAGCGCATCACATGGGCCGCGTGCTTCGCCTGCATCCGGGCGACGAGGTGCTTGTCCTCGACGGAGAAGGCAGAGAGGCCCTCTGCCGCATAGCCTCCATAGGCAGGCAGTCCGCCCAGCTTATTAAAGTGGAGGAAAAACGGTACCCCCGGCCGGAATCCGGCGTGATTCTTGCCGTAGGCTGGGGCAAGGAAGCCCGCCGCGGCTGGATTCTGGAAAAATCCGTGGAGCTTGAAGCCGCCGGACTGTGGTTCTGGCAGGCCAGACGCAGCCAGTTCCCCGTTCCCGCAGACGCCAAGGAATCCTGGCACGCCTCCCTGGTAGCGGGTGCGAAACAGTGCCGGAACCCCTGGCTGCCGGAACTTCGCACGCTTCCCGGCGGGGTTGAGGAACTCATACAGGCCTCGAAGCAGTTCGAGCATCGTCAGGTACTTCTGGAAAGCGGTCTTCCCGGCCAGTCCTTCATGTCGGAAGAATTCCTCGGCAGAAAGGGAAAGACGCTCTGCGTCATCGGCCCCGAGGGAGGCTTTACGCCGGAGGAAGCCGGAAGACTCATCGAAGCCGGTTTTCAGGCCCTCAGCATGGGGGAAAGAGTTCTGCGCTGGGAAACGGCGGCCATGATGGCCCTGGGCCTGCACTGGTGGAAACGTCAGCACCCCGGAGAATTATCATGA
- a CDS encoding GAF domain-containing protein produces the protein MIVKNPVESILALAASVFEAYSVVLFEAPRTGQGAQIMAAYSQGDHIDQNAVIYPGKGLAGWILRNRSPIVVGSIDENQAYLGYYKEDWEPEICSFLGCPLPDGGILCIDSCKRHAFSPEKQKLIAVFADMLSQVQGMEGKAESGESGNYLHALEHLVELRHNYPGWKSYLGMVFPVLLEATGFTYAAFASRVEGSSTYIMEGEYPPLLLEGQKSCEFSIHNDIIGWVFRNEEAVYSDGFSGPAPVFGKREGIPSFGSTVCIPVTVNKSTCGVLCLAMEEARSISDELKAFLRLAADDLARLLEVLSLRYRIRMAEKASGNK, from the coding sequence ATGATCGTCAAAAATCCCGTTGAATCCATTCTTGCGCTTGCCGCCAGTGTGTTCGAGGCCTATTCCGTCGTGTTGTTTGAAGCTCCCCGCACGGGGCAGGGCGCTCAGATCATGGCCGCCTACAGTCAGGGCGACCATATCGATCAGAACGCCGTGATTTATCCCGGCAAAGGTCTTGCGGGCTGGATACTGCGCAACAGGTCTCCCATCGTGGTCGGTTCCATCGATGAGAATCAGGCCTATCTCGGTTATTACAAGGAAGACTGGGAACCGGAAATCTGTTCCTTTCTGGGCTGCCCTTTGCCCGACGGCGGCATTCTCTGCATCGACAGCTGCAAGCGTCATGCCTTTTCTCCAGAGAAGCAGAAGCTCATCGCCGTCTTTGCAGACATGCTTTCACAGGTACAGGGGATGGAGGGAAAGGCGGAATCCGGGGAATCCGGGAACTACCTCCATGCGCTGGAACATCTGGTGGAACTTCGCCACAACTACCCCGGCTGGAAAAGTTATCTCGGCATGGTGTTTCCCGTGCTTCTGGAAGCCACGGGGTTTACCTATGCAGCTTTCGCCTCCCGTGTGGAGGGAAGTTCCACCTACATCATGGAGGGGGAATACCCGCCACTGCTGCTTGAAGGGCAGAAAAGCTGTGAATTTTCCATCCATAACGACATTATAGGCTGGGTTTTCCGTAATGAGGAAGCCGTGTACAGCGACGGTTTTTCCGGTCCCGCTCCGGTATTCGGCAAGCGCGAGGGGATTCCCTCCTTCGGCAGCACGGTGTGCATTCCCGTTACGGTCAATAAAAGCACCTGCGGCGTGCTCTGTCTCGCCATGGAAGAAGCAAGAAGCATTTCCGACGAGCTGAAGGCGTTTCTGCGCCTTGCGGCGGACGACCTTGCCCGGCTTCTGGAAGTGCTTTCCCTGCGTTACCGCATACGCATGGCGGAAAAGGCGTCGGGCAACAAGTAG
- a CDS encoding lysophospholipid acyltransferase family protein: MERHFSRNYRSEARPKPCLPSLRFYLSLAGIMFRAGRVASTGNYSAERWVYDSFLVGELMEKMGTSIIIEGVEALDREGPCVFEANHMSTLETFLLPCIIQPRKDVTFVVKKSLLSYPCLGPVLAARDPLAIGRANPREDLATVLEGGKKLLEEGRSVIIFTQGSRKKDVKEEDFNSLGVKLARKANVPVIPIALKTDAWGEGSLIKDMGWIKPQLPVHVRFGEALEVRGPGKEEHASIVRFIRESFDAWVAADGKA, from the coding sequence ATGGAACGACATTTTTCCCGCAATTACCGTTCGGAAGCACGCCCGAAACCGTGCCTGCCCTCCCTTCGCTTCTATCTTTCCCTGGCGGGTATCATGTTCCGTGCGGGGCGAGTGGCCTCCACCGGAAACTACAGCGCCGAACGCTGGGTGTACGACAGCTTCCTTGTAGGCGAGCTTATGGAAAAAATGGGGACCTCCATCATCATCGAAGGAGTGGAAGCCCTGGACAGGGAAGGCCCCTGCGTTTTCGAGGCCAACCACATGAGCACGCTGGAAACCTTTCTTCTGCCCTGCATCATACAGCCCCGCAAGGATGTGACCTTCGTGGTGAAGAAATCCCTGCTCAGCTACCCCTGCCTCGGACCTGTGCTTGCCGCACGCGACCCGCTGGCCATAGGCCGTGCCAACCCCCGGGAAGACCTGGCCACGGTGCTTGAAGGCGGAAAGAAACTCCTTGAAGAAGGAAGGTCCGTCATCATCTTCACTCAGGGCAGCCGCAAAAAGGATGTGAAGGAAGAGGATTTCAATTCTCTCGGCGTGAAACTGGCACGCAAGGCCAATGTTCCCGTCATCCCCATTGCGCTCAAGACCGACGCCTGGGGCGAAGGCTCGCTCATCAAGGACATGGGGTGGATCAAGCCGCAGCTTCCCGTGCATGTGCGTTTCGGGGAAGCGCTGGAAGTCAGAGGCCCGGGCAAGGAGGAGCACGCTTCCATCGTGCGCTTCATCAGGGAAAGCTTCGACGCATGGGTGGCCGCCGATGGCAAAGCCTGA
- a CDS encoding inositol monophosphatase family protein: MDSMEVSERVQDLLSVLDGSDEIFLSRWDRPRTIRHKGTRDLVTDTDLAIEAYLKEHLRDVVPGANFMAEESAKETLPSGTCWIIDPVDGTTNFAHHFGDTATSVALWENGKVVFGAVSAPVRGERYVAERGRGAWLNGRPIHVSDVSSCSDALVATGFPYSVHEDMDEVLGNMRILLDATVGVRRCGSAALDMCFVACGSFDAYFEGWIKPWDIAAGWVLVEEAGGRVSGRSGAPYQFHTPILASNRAVHEDMVRVLALNTER, from the coding sequence ATGGACAGCATGGAAGTGTCGGAACGTGTTCAGGATCTGCTTTCCGTTCTGGACGGAAGCGACGAGATTTTTCTTTCCCGGTGGGATCGTCCCCGTACCATCCGGCACAAAGGCACGCGCGATCTTGTAACGGATACCGATCTTGCGATAGAGGCCTATCTCAAGGAGCACCTGCGCGACGTTGTCCCCGGCGCAAATTTCATGGCGGAAGAAAGTGCGAAGGAAACGTTGCCTTCGGGAACCTGCTGGATTATTGATCCCGTGGACGGAACCACGAATTTCGCCCATCACTTCGGCGATACGGCCACGTCCGTGGCTTTGTGGGAGAACGGCAAAGTCGTGTTCGGGGCCGTTTCCGCTCCCGTGCGCGGGGAACGCTATGTCGCTGAACGCGGCAGGGGCGCATGGCTCAACGGCCGCCCCATCCATGTGAGCGACGTTTCTTCCTGCTCCGATGCTCTTGTGGCTACGGGATTCCCTTATTCCGTTCATGAGGATATGGACGAGGTTCTCGGAAACATGCGTATTCTGCTTGATGCCACCGTCGGCGTCAGGCGCTGCGGGTCCGCCGCGCTTGATATGTGCTTCGTGGCCTGCGGCAGCTTCGATGCCTATTTCGAAGGCTGGATCAAGCCTTGGGACATCGCGGCGGGCTGGGTGCTGGTGGAGGAAGCCGGCGGCCGGGTGTCGGGAAGAAGCGGCGCGCCGTATCAGTTCCATACTCCCATTCTGGCCAGCAACAGAGCCGTACATGAAGATATGGTGAGGGTTCTTGCTCTGAACACAGAGCGTTGA
- a CDS encoding DUF554 domain-containing protein — translation MIGPVVNSLCILFGSIIGSYIGRLLGETFRKHLMLVFGCINIGMGVFMIGKTQALPPVVCALLLGTLIGEMLRLEYLIMILAHKISTLFSRLGKKQRSSLEYMREQFSIFLVVFAASGLGFFGSMQEGLTGDPSLLIIKALLDFPTALFIAANTGAIIGILCVPQFLVQCLVLLSAGFVGQYTTPFLLDNFSGCGGFIMLATGLRTCGIMQFPILSMLPAFLCSMPLSLLWLHFFA, via the coding sequence ATGATCGGTCCCGTAGTCAATTCACTATGCATTCTTTTCGGTTCCATCATCGGCAGCTACATCGGAAGACTTCTCGGCGAGACCTTCCGCAAGCATCTCATGCTGGTTTTCGGCTGCATCAATATCGGCATGGGCGTTTTCATGATCGGTAAAACGCAGGCTCTGCCCCCCGTAGTCTGCGCCCTGCTTCTCGGAACGCTGATAGGGGAAATGCTGAGGCTTGAATACCTCATCATGATTCTTGCCCACAAAATTTCCACGCTGTTCAGCCGCCTCGGCAAGAAACAGCGCAGTTCCCTTGAATACATGCGGGAACAGTTCTCCATTTTTCTCGTCGTATTCGCGGCCAGCGGACTTGGCTTCTTCGGTTCCATGCAGGAAGGACTCACGGGCGATCCGTCTCTGCTCATCATCAAGGCTCTGCTGGACTTTCCCACGGCCCTGTTCATCGCCGCCAATACCGGGGCCATCATCGGTATTCTCTGCGTGCCTCAGTTCCTTGTGCAGTGCCTCGTGCTTTTGTCGGCGGGCTTTGTGGGACAGTACACAACGCCCTTTCTGCTGGACAACTTCTCGGGGTGCGGCGGCTTCATCATGCTTGCCACGGGACTGCGCACCTGCGGCATCATGCAGTTTCCCATTCTGAGTATGCTGCCCGCCTTTCTGTGTTCCATGCCCCTTTCCCTGCTCTGGCTGCACTTCTTCGCCTGA